A stretch of Candidatus Anoxymicrobium japonicum DNA encodes these proteins:
- a CDS encoding metal ABC transporter permease, translating into MFAYGFMQRALIGGVIIGITCSALSFFVNVRRLAFAGEGISHAAFGGVAIGILAGINPILAAGGFCVLVALGIGWFSRKGRLHEDTAIGILFSASMALGVILIGVSHAYNIDLMSYLFGSILALNWMDVVVLATVCALALTFAALFFKELLFTVFDEETATASGVPVRFVYYGLLVTIAVVIVVSIKLIGIILVSALLVIPGAVGMQLAKNYRGVIAASIACGICSTVTGLVFSYRFDVASGAAIVLVLFGLFVVALALSPRRSYMRRFINTSG; encoded by the coding sequence ATGTTTGCCTACGGTTTTATGCAACGAGCCCTTATAGGAGGCGTGATCATAGGCATTACTTGCTCGGCGCTCTCTTTCTTCGTGAACGTGAGGCGGCTTGCGTTCGCGGGAGAGGGAATATCGCACGCTGCTTTCGGGGGAGTAGCCATTGGAATCCTCGCCGGAATCAACCCGATACTGGCCGCTGGCGGCTTCTGCGTTCTCGTGGCGCTCGGCATTGGCTGGTTCTCGCGGAAAGGCCGCCTCCACGAGGATACCGCGATAGGAATTCTTTTCTCGGCATCCATGGCGCTGGGCGTGATTCTGATAGGCGTCTCTCACGCGTACAACATCGATCTGATGAGTTATCTGTTCGGGAGCATACTTGCTCTGAACTGGATGGACGTCGTTGTCCTCGCGACTGTCTGCGCACTGGCGTTGACTTTCGCGGCGCTATTTTTTAAGGAGCTCCTTTTCACGGTTTTCGACGAGGAGACCGCGACCGCCAGCGGCGTGCCGGTGAGGTTCGTGTACTACGGCTTGCTTGTGACGATAGCTGTTGTCATCGTGGTTTCGATAAAGCTCATCGGGATAATACTGGTGTCCGCGCTTCTCGTGATCCCCGGCGCCGTTGGCATGCAACTCGCGAAAAACTACAGGGGGGTCATTGCCGCGTCAATAGCGTGCGGTATTTGCTCGACCGTCACGGGCCTCGTTTTCTCTTACCGCTTCGACGTGGCTTCAGGCGCCGCGATTGTGCTGGTTCTTTTCGGGTTGTTTGTCGTTGCCCTCGCGCTTTCGCCGCGCCGATCCTACATGAGACGTTTTATCAATACTTCGGGGTGA
- a CDS encoding redox-regulated ATPase YchF, which translates to MSSLKVGIVGLPNAGKTTLFNALSRGGALVASYPFATIEPNTGVVSVPDPRLAQFSRLADSARIVPATVRFIDIAGLVEGASKGEGLGNRFLASIREVDAVAHVVRGFEAEDVSHVVGATNPARDAELIETELRLSDLEILARELKKARSAAKDGVRESVERVEALEKIEERISSEVISDRASVARELALHAPDTGLLILKPTVIVLNIDEPGDVSARFEREMNEWAQPRGIPVLSVNARIEAELADLDPEEATLFAREMGIEEESLGRIVSASYELLGLITFFTVGPKESRAWPIRAGSTARQAAGRIHTDFERGFIKAEVVPGKSFISCGSVPAAREAGAFRLEGREYIVQDGDVINFKFAT; encoded by the coding sequence ATGAGCTCTCTTAAAGTCGGCATCGTCGGGTTGCCGAACGCCGGGAAGACAACGCTTTTCAACGCTCTGTCCAGGGGGGGAGCGCTTGTCGCTTCCTACCCTTTCGCGACTATCGAGCCAAACACAGGGGTTGTCTCTGTGCCGGATCCGAGGCTTGCTCAATTCTCCAGGCTTGCCGATAGCGCTCGCATTGTGCCGGCAACCGTGCGTTTCATCGACATCGCCGGTCTTGTTGAAGGCGCGAGCAAAGGAGAGGGTCTCGGCAACCGGTTCCTTGCCAGTATCCGTGAAGTCGACGCTGTGGCTCACGTGGTGCGCGGTTTCGAAGCGGAGGATGTTTCTCACGTCGTCGGCGCGACAAATCCCGCGCGAGATGCGGAGCTGATCGAGACGGAACTGCGGCTTTCCGATCTCGAAATCCTCGCTCGCGAGTTGAAAAAAGCGAGGAGCGCGGCGAAAGACGGGGTCAGAGAGTCTGTGGAACGGGTCGAGGCGCTCGAGAAAATAGAGGAAAGAATAAGTTCAGAAGTAATATCTGATCGCGCCTCTGTCGCTCGCGAGCTGGCGCTGCACGCTCCCGATACGGGCCTTCTGATTCTCAAGCCAACAGTGATAGTGCTCAATATTGATGAGCCAGGCGATGTTTCAGCGCGGTTCGAGCGCGAGATGAACGAGTGGGCGCAGCCTCGTGGGATTCCGGTCCTGAGCGTGAACGCTCGAATTGAAGCCGAGCTCGCGGATCTCGATCCGGAAGAAGCAACGCTTTTTGCCAGGGAGATGGGCATAGAGGAGGAAAGCCTCGGGCGCATTGTCAGTGCGAGCTATGAACTGCTTGGCTTGATAACGTTCTTCACCGTCGGCCCCAAAGAATCCAGGGCATGGCCCATCCGCGCCGGATCGACGGCCCGTCAGGCCGCCGGGCGGATTCACACCGATTTCGAGCGCGGTTTTATCAAAGCCGAAGTAGTGCCCGGAAAGTCGTTCATCTCGTGCGGGAGCGTCCCCGCCGCGCGAGAAGCGGGCGCCTTCAGGCTCGAAGGGCGTGAGTACATCGTTCAGGACGGTGACGTCATCAATTTCAAATTCGCCACCTGA